In the genome of Loxodonta africana isolate mLoxAfr1 chromosome 16, mLoxAfr1.hap2, whole genome shotgun sequence, one region contains:
- the SLC18A3 gene encoding vesicular acetylcholine transporter, with product MEPAEPAGQARAAATKLSNAVGTALQEPRRQRRLVLVIVCVVLLLDNMLYMVIVPIVPDYIAHMHGGSESLTPTPEVWAPTTLPPTPANASAATANTSAPPTAGWPSRSVLRPRYPTESEDMKIGVLFASKAILQLLVNPLSGPFIDRMSYDVPLLIGLGVMFASTVLFAFAEDYATLFAARSLQGLGSAFADTSGIAMIADKYPEEAERSRALGLAQAFISFGSLVAPPFGGILYEFAGKRVPFLVLAAVSLLDALLLLAVAKPFSATARARANLPVGTPIHRLMLDPYIAVVAGALTTCNIPLAFLEPTISTWMKHTMAASEWEMGMAWLPAFLPHVLGVYLTVRLAARYPHLQWLYGALGLVVIGASSCVVPACRSFGPLVVSLCGLCFGIALVDTALLPTLAFLVDVRHVSVYGSVYAIADISYSVAYALGPIVAGHIVHSLGFAPLSLGMGLANLLYAPVLLLLRNVGLLTRSRSERDVLLDEPPQGLYDAVRLRERPVRGPDGAPGSPPGPLEECEDDYNDCYTRS from the coding sequence aTGGAGCCCGCGGAGCCGGCCGGCCAGGCCCGGGCGGCGGCCACCAAGCTGTCGAACGCGGTGGGCACGGCGCTGCAGGAGCCCAGGCGACAGCGGCGCCTGGTGCTGGTCATCGTGTGTGTGGTGCTGTTGCTGGACAACATGCTGTACATGGTCATCGTGCCCATCGTGCCCGACTACATCGCCCACATGCACGGGGGCAGCGAGAGCCTCACACCAACCCCAGAGGTGTGGGCGCCCACCACGCTGCCGCCCACTCCAGCCAATGCCAGCGCCGCCACCGCCAACACCTCGGCGCCCCCGACAGCTGGGTGGCCCTCCAGGTCGGTCCTGCGGCCTCGCTATCCCACGGAGAGCGAGGACATGAAGATTGGGGTGCTGTTCGCCTCCAAGGCCATCCTGCAGCTGCTGGTGAACCCCCTGAGCGGGCCCTTCATCGACCGCATGAGTTACGACGTGCCGCTGCTCATTGGCCTGGGTGTCATGTTCGCCTCCACGGTGCTGTTCGCCTTTGCGGAGGACTACGCCACACTGTTCGCCGCGCGCAGCCTGCAGGGCCTGGGATCGGCCTTCGCAGACACGTCCGGCATCGCCATGATCGCCGATAAGTATCCCGAGGAGGCCGAGCGCAGCCGCGCGCTGGGCTTGGCGCAGGCCTTCATCAGCTTCGGCAGCCTAGTGGCGCCACCCTTCGGGGGTATTCTCTATGAGTTCGCCGGCAAGCGAGTGCCCTTCCTTGTGCTCGCTGCCGTGTCGCTGCTCGACGCGCTGCTGCTGCTGGCCGTAGCCAAGCCCTTTTCCGCCACAGCGCGGGCGCGGGCCAACCTGCCGGTGGGCACGCCCATCCACCGCCTCATGCTGGACCCCTACATCGCCGTGGTGGCTGGCGCGCTCACCACCTGTAACATTCCGCTCGCCTTCCTCGAGCCTACCATCTCCACGTGGATGAAGCACACGATGGCGGCGTCCGAGTGGGAGATGGGCATGGCCTGGCTGCCCGCCTTCCTGCCGCATGTGCTAGGCGTCTACCTCACCGTGCGCCTGGCGGCGCGCTATCCACACCTGCAGTGGCTGTATGGCGCGCTAGGGCTGGTTGTGATCGGCGCCAGCTCCTGCGTCGTGCCAGCCTGCCGCTCCTTCGGGCCGCTAGTGGTCTCGCTTTGCGGCCTCTGCTTCGGCATCGCGCTGGTAGACACGGCGCTGCTGCCCACACTCGCCTTCCTTGTGGATGTGCGCCACGTCTCTGTCTATGGCAGCGTTTACGCCATTGCCGACATCTCCTATTCCGTGGCCTACGCGCTCGGGCCCATTGTGGCCGGCCACATCGTGCACTCACTGGGCTTTGCGCCACTCAGTCTAGGCATGGGCCTGGCCAACCTGCTCTACGCGCCGGTCCTGCTGCTGCTGCGCAACGTGGGCCTTCTAACGCGCTCCCGCTCCGAGCGCGACGTGCTGCTCGACGAGCCGCCGCAGGGGCTGTACGATGCCGTGCGCTTGCGTGAGCGCCCAGTTCGGGGCCCGGACGGCGCGCCGGGCAGCCCGCCTGGCCCCTTAGAAGAGTGTGAGGACGACTACAACGACTGCTACACCCGCAGCTAG